One Vigna unguiculata cultivar IT97K-499-35 chromosome 11, ASM411807v1, whole genome shotgun sequence DNA window includes the following coding sequences:
- the LOC114168690 gene encoding SNF1-related protein kinase regulatory subunit beta-3 yields the protein MSNSHSENHDEATVVGFEVPKSPESSYNNVYPGNEDEARDPPMVPSHLQHTLLNYHSTRDTAGTVPLPQNVILNHLYIENRESPRSVVALGFTHRFRSKYVTVVLYKPVQRRGNTGV from the exons ATGAGCAATTCTCACTCTGAAAATCAT GATGAAGCAACTGTGGTGGGATTTGAAGTTCCAAAATCACCTGAATCCAGTTACAACAATGTCTACCCTGGAAATGAAGATGAAGCAAGGGATCCGCCTATGGTGCCTTCACATTTGCAACACACTTTGCTCAATTATCATTCTACCAGAGACACTGCAGGAACAGTTCCATTGCCTCAGAATGTGATTCTAAATCATCTTTACATCGAGAATAGAGAGTCCCCAAGATCTGTGGTGGCTTTGGGATTCACTCATCGTTTCCGTTCTAAATATGTTACAGTCGTGCTTTACAAACCAGTCCAAAGAAGGGGAAATACAGGTGTTTAA